The following proteins are co-located in the Paenibacillus sp. FSL H8-0079 genome:
- a CDS encoding AraC family transcriptional regulator — MTTIPGTVHNSMAPQILHEQANSNQGKESPTRTELDTFLNDTLIELRQAEHIITRGKWSWSTTELAHHTFIYMHKFTGTRTMNGTESHVVRKSACLCTPGTSIELIGDEDHEIELYIIHFDLFRATEKTASRRIYERELSSPVTGWIQGPFYGIQRIAAQLTQLNNDGSHTSLKTQLLLTDLLHMLWPQEDLTDTVAGQDEPEQWLRSTLQYMRENYMHEIKLETLAELAGMHPSYYSQLFKSRMQKNPIEYITHLRMNRAKELLLTSDLRIRDVAREVGYRDEFYFSRRFRNHAGYAPTSYSKQVHRNIVSLSYPYTDHLMTLGITPCAAQIQGHLPHMPKSLTLPFHAYEPWEQGRQAFLDVNPELVLTKDNAAAKAMEHIGDVAPIITIPWNQTDVFGHLQKIASIVDRTQAAKEWLDRHERKAERARKKIKEFIGDITVAVGTLTPKGPRMYSHRNFGHVFYRTLQLAAPQRIQTELAGKSPGVGLNWLPFTPGEWDGLEADVLVLAINSVHEKATLLKEMASNPLWNSHPAVKTGRVHFIDWNSWVVYAPYSINIQLDEALSMLTNKPSFL; from the coding sequence ATGACTACCATTCCTGGCACCGTCCACAACAGCATGGCTCCACAGATATTGCATGAGCAGGCTAACTCCAACCAGGGAAAGGAATCTCCAACCCGGACGGAGCTGGATACTTTTCTGAATGATACCCTGATCGAACTTCGTCAGGCAGAACATATTATAACCCGTGGGAAATGGAGCTGGTCCACAACTGAGTTAGCTCATCATACCTTCATATATATGCACAAATTCACAGGCACACGGACTATGAATGGGACCGAATCTCACGTGGTTCGCAAATCAGCTTGTCTATGCACTCCAGGCACTTCAATTGAACTGATTGGTGATGAAGACCATGAGATTGAACTGTATATCATTCATTTTGATCTGTTTCGGGCTACGGAGAAAACGGCATCCAGACGAATCTATGAACGAGAACTCAGCTCACCTGTTACAGGCTGGATTCAAGGGCCCTTTTATGGCATACAACGGATTGCCGCACAGCTTACACAACTGAACAACGACGGTTCGCACACCAGCTTGAAAACACAGCTCCTCCTCACGGACCTGCTACACATGCTCTGGCCTCAAGAAGACCTGACTGACACAGTGGCAGGACAAGATGAACCCGAACAGTGGCTCCGGTCAACCCTGCAATATATGCGGGAAAACTACATGCACGAGATCAAGCTGGAGACGCTGGCAGAACTGGCAGGCATGCATCCTTCCTATTACTCACAGCTGTTCAAGAGCCGCATGCAGAAGAATCCCATTGAATACATCACCCATCTGCGCATGAACCGGGCCAAAGAATTACTGCTCACTTCCGACCTGCGTATCCGTGATGTGGCTCGCGAAGTGGGATACCGTGACGAATTCTATTTCAGCCGGCGTTTCCGAAACCATGCCGGTTATGCGCCAACTTCCTATTCAAAGCAGGTGCACCGGAACATCGTGTCGCTCTCTTATCCTTACACGGACCACCTCATGACACTTGGTATCACGCCATGTGCAGCTCAGATCCAGGGTCACCTGCCTCATATGCCCAAATCGCTCACGTTACCCTTCCACGCCTATGAACCTTGGGAACAAGGTCGTCAGGCCTTCCTTGATGTGAATCCCGAGTTGGTTCTGACCAAGGATAATGCAGCTGCGAAAGCCATGGAGCATATCGGCGATGTCGCCCCAATTATCACCATTCCCTGGAACCAGACAGACGTCTTCGGTCATCTGCAGAAGATTGCATCCATCGTGGATCGCACCCAGGCAGCGAAAGAGTGGCTGGATCGACATGAACGCAAGGCAGAGCGGGCACGCAAAAAAATCAAGGAATTCATCGGCGACATCACCGTTGCCGTTGGCACGTTGACCCCTAAAGGTCCACGGATGTACAGTCATCGCAACTTCGGACACGTCTTTTACCGTACCTTGCAACTGGCCGCTCCTCAGCGGATTCAGACCGAACTGGCTGGCAAATCACCCGGCGTCGGATTAAACTGGCTGCCTTTTACACCAGGAGAATGGGACGGATTGGAGGCGGATGTGCTGGTACTGGCGATTAACTCCGTGCATGAAAAGGCAACACTGTTGAAAGAGATGGCTTCGAATCCACTGTGGAACAGCCATCCTGCCGTAAAAACCGGAAGGGTTCATTTTATCGATTGGAACTCATGGGTTGTGTATGCCCCATATTCCATTAACATCCAGCTGGATGAAGCGCTCTCTATGTTGACGAACAAACCTTCATTTCTGTAA
- a CDS encoding Gfo/Idh/MocA family oxidoreductase — MTEVVGRDKVRWGIMGTGWIASQFAKDLGHAGNAEKAAVGSRTAGSAEKFAAEYGFARAYGSYDEMLQDPEVDIIYVATPHPLHKENVMACLEAGKAVLCEKPFTMNARQLEQLVETARERKLFLMEGMWTRFLPPIEQARAWIAEGRIGEVRLVQADFGFRIGWEPQGRLLNPDLGGGALLDAGVYPISFASMIFGEQPQHVWSTANIGETGVDEQFSVLLSYSEGRSASLSAAIRLNLSNEAVIYGTEGKIRLPLFLAGKEAHLHVNGQDEPEKFTDDRTCIGYAFEAEEAGRCILEGRTESNTIKLDESLEIMKLMDTIRGQWGLRYKSE; from the coding sequence ATGACAGAAGTAGTGGGACGGGACAAAGTACGCTGGGGCATTATGGGCACGGGATGGATTGCATCCCAGTTTGCAAAGGATTTGGGGCATGCGGGGAACGCGGAGAAAGCAGCGGTAGGTTCACGCACAGCGGGAAGCGCAGAGAAGTTTGCAGCTGAATATGGTTTTGCACGCGCTTACGGTTCGTATGATGAAATGTTGCAAGACCCTGAGGTAGATATTATCTATGTGGCAACACCTCATCCTTTACATAAGGAGAATGTAATGGCTTGTCTTGAGGCAGGCAAAGCGGTTCTCTGTGAAAAGCCGTTCACCATGAATGCGCGTCAGTTGGAGCAGCTGGTGGAGACTGCGCGGGAGCGCAAGCTTTTCCTGATGGAGGGCATGTGGACACGCTTCTTGCCACCCATTGAACAAGCCAGAGCATGGATTGCAGAAGGACGGATCGGTGAAGTTCGTTTGGTCCAGGCAGACTTTGGATTCCGTATCGGTTGGGAGCCGCAAGGACGTTTGCTTAACCCGGATCTGGGTGGCGGCGCTTTGCTGGATGCAGGGGTGTACCCGATCTCATTCGCATCGATGATCTTTGGCGAACAACCCCAGCATGTATGGAGTACGGCCAATATTGGTGAGACGGGCGTGGACGAGCAGTTTTCCGTGTTATTGTCCTATTCCGAGGGGCGTTCTGCATCACTAAGTGCTGCTATTCGTCTGAACCTCAGCAATGAAGCGGTCATATACGGTACGGAAGGCAAGATTCGTCTGCCTTTATTCTTGGCGGGCAAAGAAGCCCATCTGCATGTGAATGGTCAGGACGAGCCCGAGAAGTTCACGGATGATCGAACGTGCATTGGTTATGCTTTTGAGGCAGAAGAAGCGGGACGTTGTATCTTAGAAGGCCGCACGGAGAGCAATACCATTAAACTGGACGAATCCCTGGAAATCATGAAGTTGATGGACACCATTCGGGGCCAGTGGGGATTGCGTTACAAATCGGAGTAA